In Solobacterium moorei, a single genomic region encodes these proteins:
- a CDS encoding alpha-amylase, with protein MEKNDTLLQAFEWYLPDDSQHWNKLKVLAPSFSNLGVTVVWLPPAYKGASGVHDVGYGVYDLYDLGEFDQKGTIPTKYGTKQEYLDAIGALQKENILVLADIVLNQKMGGDTEETIDVIKSDPNNRNEEIGGDYQITAWTKFTFPNRKEKYSTFTWNASHFDGIDWDEKKKQSAIYLIEGKNWNPNVDGEHGNFDYLMGCDIDFKNQEVLQEFNRWGKWYLDITGTNGMRLDAVKHIDNQFFKNWLSDMRAYKGNNFFAVGEYWNGDVGKLQEYLADTSDCMSLFDVPLHYQLLNASDTNGNFDMREIFQGTLVQTDAWHAVTFVDNHDTEPGQSLQSFVLSWFKSLAYALILLRIDGLPCVFYGDLYGIPAKNIPAVVELPTLMKIRELYAYGEQHDYFDHPNVIGWTRSGSDEFTGSGLAVVLSNRCGGSKRMYIGTNHAGKEFRDILGHCTDTVTIDDEGCGEFSCCDGSVSVWLEKTLKVEVSLD; from the coding sequence ATGGAGAAAAATGATACACTATTACAAGCTTTTGAGTGGTATCTTCCAGATGATAGTCAACATTGGAATAAACTGAAGGTGCTGGCACCTTCTTTTTCTAATCTGGGAGTAACAGTGGTGTGGCTACCACCAGCATATAAAGGTGCTAGTGGAGTACATGATGTAGGATATGGTGTCTATGATTTATATGATCTTGGAGAATTTGATCAAAAGGGGACGATTCCTACAAAATATGGCACAAAACAAGAATATCTAGATGCGATTGGTGCATTGCAAAAAGAAAATATATTAGTTCTTGCGGATATTGTACTCAATCAGAAAATGGGTGGCGATACAGAAGAAACGATAGATGTCATTAAATCGGATCCAAATAATCGCAATGAAGAGATCGGTGGTGATTATCAGATTACCGCGTGGACAAAATTTACTTTTCCGAATCGTAAAGAAAAGTACTCTACGTTTACATGGAATGCAAGTCATTTTGATGGCATAGATTGGGATGAAAAGAAGAAACAAAGCGCCATCTACCTCATTGAAGGAAAGAACTGGAATCCAAATGTAGATGGTGAACATGGTAACTTTGATTATTTGATGGGTTGTGATATTGATTTTAAAAATCAAGAAGTGTTACAAGAATTCAACCGTTGGGGTAAATGGTATTTAGATATCACTGGCACCAACGGTATGCGTTTGGATGCGGTTAAACATATTGATAATCAATTCTTTAAGAATTGGTTATCTGACATGCGTGCATATAAAGGGAATAATTTCTTTGCGGTAGGTGAGTATTGGAATGGTGACGTTGGTAAGCTGCAGGAGTATCTTGCGGATACATCAGATTGTATGTCTTTATTTGATGTACCGTTACACTATCAGTTATTAAACGCATCCGATACAAATGGAAACTTTGACATGCGAGAGATATTTCAAGGAACACTTGTACAAACTGATGCATGGCATGCGGTGACGTTTGTGGATAATCACGATACAGAACCAGGACAGTCACTACAATCCTTTGTCTTATCTTGGTTTAAGTCATTGGCGTATGCATTAATTTTATTGCGTATAGATGGTCTACCGTGTGTGTTCTATGGGGATTTATATGGGATTCCTGCTAAGAATATTCCTGCAGTAGTTGAGCTTCCAACACTGATGAAGATTAGAGAACTATATGCTTATGGTGAACAGCATGACTATTTCGATCATCCAAATGTAATTGGTTGGACAAGAAGTGGCAGTGATGAATTTACTGGAAGTGGTTTGGCTGTTGTGCTAAGTAATCGATGTGGTGGTTCTAAGAGAATGTATATCGGTACCAATCATGCGGGAAAAGAGTTCAGAGATATACTAGGTCACTGCACAGATACGGTAACGATTGATGATGAAGGTTGTGGAGAATTCTCCTGTTGCGATGGTAGTGTTAGTGTATGGCTCGAAAAGACTTTGAAAGTTGAAGTAAGCCTTGACTAA
- a CDS encoding bifunctional metallophosphatase/5'-nucleotidase — MKKITIWHTNDVHSQFEDFSLIVSYIREHVNIEKDFLLDAGDFCDQKSVMISGTHGVGGIELLKTAGYDAMAIGNNEFFAGMEYLEEMTNQNFPLLSANLFRLNKEPIPGVLPFIILKRNGVRVLIIGISPYWGESPESTAFTDMCGVKLLEPTPLVQDILVQEKGNYDISILLSHGGIKKDRVIAETVDGLDCIIGGHSHTEMDDAEYINGTWIHQSGCWAKYLGKLTLEVDDQFHVVSACGENIVVEKEKDPEIESVMVQQTKLAITELSKVLYVLPQNLEFSIEHECMAMNALADMMWKTYPSDLALINHGILSKRITKEVTKLNLLEVSPSPLNPTTLVWSGKQIKDAILASQKEAYIHMPSNRWAGFRGTELGTIAVSYNVQVDCGLQIITIDGQLLDEEKEYRVLTSDFLQRGYGYDMLGESLKETSFAKEYFRDLLEMKLNDLQFIESAKIIRFHRGRL; from the coding sequence ATGAAGAAGATAACAATTTGGCATACAAATGATGTACATAGTCAGTTTGAGGATTTCTCTCTGATTGTTTCTTATATTCGTGAACATGTAAATATTGAAAAAGATTTCCTGCTTGATGCAGGAGATTTTTGCGACCAGAAGTCGGTGATGATTAGCGGTACACATGGAGTAGGTGGCATTGAACTGCTAAAGACAGCTGGTTATGATGCGATGGCGATTGGAAACAATGAATTCTTTGCGGGTATGGAGTATTTAGAGGAAATGACAAATCAAAACTTTCCGTTACTATCCGCAAATCTTTTCCGTTTAAACAAAGAGCCTATCCCTGGTGTATTGCCATTTATCATTCTTAAACGTAATGGTGTACGGGTTTTAATCATTGGTATTTCACCATACTGGGGAGAGAGCCCTGAAAGCACTGCATTTACAGATATGTGCGGTGTGAAACTACTCGAACCAACACCACTTGTACAAGATATTCTTGTACAAGAAAAGGGTAATTATGATATTTCAATTCTGCTATCTCATGGTGGTATTAAGAAAGACCGTGTGATTGCGGAAACGGTGGATGGTTTAGATTGTATTATTGGTGGACATTCTCATACAGAGATGGATGATGCGGAGTATATCAATGGTACTTGGATTCACCAAAGTGGTTGTTGGGCTAAGTATCTTGGTAAATTAACTTTGGAAGTAGATGACCAGTTTCATGTTGTGTCTGCTTGTGGAGAAAATATTGTCGTAGAGAAAGAGAAGGATCCTGAAATTGAATCAGTGATGGTACAACAAACAAAGTTGGCAATCACAGAACTCAGCAAAGTTCTTTACGTCTTACCACAAAATCTAGAGTTTTCAATTGAACATGAATGCATGGCGATGAATGCACTTGCGGATATGATGTGGAAGACGTATCCTTCGGATTTGGCTTTGATCAATCATGGAATTCTTTCAAAAAGGATTACAAAGGAGGTTACGAAGTTAAATCTATTGGAAGTTTCTCCATCCCCATTAAATCCAACGACTTTAGTATGGTCTGGAAAACAGATTAAGGATGCGATACTTGCTTCACAAAAAGAAGCGTATATTCATATGCCTTCAAATCGCTGGGCAGGCTTTCGGGGAACAGAACTTGGTACGATAGCGGTAAGCTATAACGTACAGGTAGATTGCGGTTTACAAATAATCACAATTGATGGACAACTACTTGATGAAGAAAAGGAGTATCGTGTTCTAACAAGTGACTTTCTACAGAGAGGATATGGCTATGATATGCTTGGGGAGTCGCTAAAAGAGACGAGCTTTGCGAAAGAGTATTTTAGAGATCTTTTAGAGATGAAATTAAATGATCTACAGTTTATTGAATCTGCGAAAATAATTCGTTTCCATCGAGGTAGGCTATGA
- a CDS encoding helix-turn-helix transcriptional regulator, with protein sequence MKNTNALPLQILEILYQYPDPEHLISMSELQAILETEGFPSNRRTVYRAIETLREYNHDIRYEFHKFYSGYYLVPYFDEAEHFILSDYLNQLCSLSNKEVTTIQTKLQALASPYHSLKRKSSSRTRSQEILSNIKLILHAIKHSYQISFYYFDYTISKEKKYRKNKKRYILTPYAVTSYEGKYYCILYSEKYRSFTNYRIDKMETVRQIDQPVETISFDLEQHLQTSMKMYAGKAETITIKCTTDMASIILDEFGSHMIISEVKDNSFTVSLKTAITPTLLSWLMLFYDRITVIQPIELKEKLLDIANMVITTYQKGTV encoded by the coding sequence ATGAAAAACACAAATGCACTCCCATTACAAATTCTTGAAATACTGTATCAATATCCAGATCCAGAGCATCTAATCTCAATGTCTGAACTACAGGCCATATTAGAGACAGAAGGATTCCCCTCCAATCGACGTACTGTATATCGAGCCATTGAGACACTACGAGAATATAACCATGATATTCGTTATGAATTTCATAAGTTTTACTCTGGTTATTATCTTGTGCCATACTTTGATGAAGCAGAGCACTTTATCCTATCAGACTATTTAAATCAACTCTGCTCTTTATCTAACAAGGAAGTTACCACAATACAAACAAAGTTACAGGCACTTGCAAGCCCTTATCACAGTCTTAAACGCAAATCTAGTTCACGCACAAGGAGTCAAGAGATACTTTCCAATATCAAACTGATTTTGCACGCCATTAAACACTCGTATCAGATTTCCTTCTACTACTTCGACTATACAATTTCTAAGGAAAAGAAATACCGCAAGAATAAAAAGCGCTATATTCTAACACCTTATGCAGTTACTTCCTACGAAGGAAAATACTATTGTATACTCTACAGCGAGAAATACCGATCCTTTACAAACTATCGTATTGATAAAATGGAAACTGTACGTCAGATTGATCAGCCAGTAGAAACAATCTCTTTTGATTTAGAACAGCACCTGCAAACATCCATGAAGATGTATGCAGGGAAAGCAGAAACGATTACTATTAAATGCACAACCGATATGGCAAGTATCATCTTAGATGAATTTGGCAGTCATATGATTATCTCAGAAGTAAAAGACAACTCCTTTACAGTAAGCTTAAAAACAGCGATTACACCAACACTTTTGAGTTGGTTAATGTTATTCTATGACCGCATCACTGTAATTCAGCCAATAGAACTGAAAGAAAAACTATTAGATATCGCAAATATGGTAATCACAACCTATCAGAAAGGAACAGTATGA
- a CDS encoding CarD family transcriptional regulator, with the protein MYKVKDIVVYRRDVCRITGKKRSDFTGEQCYILEPYFPTSGSVSIQVPVSNKAGHIRDLITKEEINQLIIDTPDLETLESKPANMKSQYASLLKGNDISELVRIIKTSYGRNQERLEQHKKLASIDDEYLQIAEKYLYEELSVVLDLSIEDTKEYFEKEVAKLSLE; encoded by the coding sequence TTGTATAAAGTAAAAGATATCGTTGTCTATCGGAGAGATGTATGTCGCATTACAGGAAAGAAACGCAGTGACTTTACGGGGGAACAATGTTATATTCTTGAACCCTATTTTCCTACTTCAGGATCTGTTTCCATTCAGGTTCCGGTGTCCAATAAAGCAGGTCATATACGTGATTTGATTACAAAAGAGGAGATTAATCAGCTGATTATTGATACACCTGATTTAGAGACTCTTGAAAGTAAGCCTGCAAATATGAAGAGTCAATATGCTTCACTGTTAAAGGGAAATGATATCAGTGAGTTAGTACGTATTATCAAGACTTCCTATGGACGCAATCAAGAGCGTCTTGAACAACATAAGAAGTTAGCTTCTATCGATGATGAATATTTACAGATAGCTGAGAAATACCTATATGAAGAACTTTCTGTTGTATTAGATTTATCAATTGAAGACACAAAGGAATATTTCGAAAAAGAGGTAGCGAAACTATCTCTTGAATAA
- a CDS encoding TIGR02328 family protein, producing the protein MINRLPKNQLLGQHRECCALRGNGWEKKHRTVDYVFLYSPYCLYRYHSLVMDEMEKRGYKVSAEWRDKNYRGKIAEEYNNLEEVNINTPIYKEHTHEYLIECIENLRKKGIVLEL; encoded by the coding sequence ATGATTAACCGATTACCTAAAAATCAACTTCTTGGACAGCATAGAGAATGTTGCGCACTGAGAGGAAATGGATGGGAGAAGAAACATAGAACAGTAGATTATGTGTTTTTATACTCTCCGTATTGCTTATATCGTTATCATTCCTTAGTCATGGATGAAATGGAAAAAAGAGGGTATAAGGTTTCTGCAGAATGGAGAGATAAGAATTATCGAGGGAAGATAGCAGAAGAATATAATAATCTTGAAGAAGTAAATATAAATACTCCAATTTACAAAGAACATACTCATGAATATCTAATCGAGTGTATAGAAAACTTGAGAAAAAAAGGAATAGTATTAGAATTATAA
- a CDS encoding DUF1722 domain-containing protein gives MNCTNMKKECEMLWAKNKYYVLSKSHKAYLEIREYLKAKEVDILFLKERIQTVRDLEESKKDFNNAILHVWGYFKKDASEVEKQGLFTILEKYMVGKMNQNAVIEYIKVLLKKYPNKYLQESTLLTGEYDETVA, from the coding sequence ATGAACTGCACAAATATGAAAAAAGAGTGTGAGATGCTATGGGCAAAAAATAAATATTATGTGTTAAGCAAATCACACAAAGCATACCTAGAGATCAGAGAATATTTAAAAGCAAAAGAAGTGGATATTCTATTTCTGAAAGAAAGGATACAAACAGTAAGGGATCTTGAAGAAAGTAAAAAAGATTTTAATAATGCCATTCTTCATGTATGGGGATACTTTAAGAAAGACGCAAGTGAAGTTGAAAAACAGGGATTGTTTACCATACTAGAAAAATATATGGTAGGAAAAATGAATCAGAATGCTGTTATTGAATATATCAAAGTTTTATTAAAGAAATATCCAAACAAATATTTACAAGAATCTACTTTATTAACAGGAGAATATGATGAGACTGTGGCATGA
- a CDS encoding manganese efflux pump MntP family protein: MIKLLIQAALLGVGLAMDAFSVSMANGMNEKKMAISRMIQIAVVFAGFQFLMPMIGWFAVHTVSSTFTIFMDAVPWIALILLLYIGGGMIKDGLEEEEEGEAEYEASTRKLLIQGIATSIDALSVGFTIAHYSLSSAFITSVIIAVVTFVICYIGIILGKKFGMVFANKSSILGGMILIFIGIEIFVTGIGLL, translated from the coding sequence ATGATAAAACTATTAATACAAGCTGCTTTGTTGGGTGTTGGTCTTGCGATGGATGCTTTCTCTGTATCAATGGCGAATGGAATGAATGAAAAGAAAATGGCAATATCTAGAATGATTCAGATTGCCGTTGTTTTTGCGGGATTTCAATTTTTAATGCCGATGATTGGATGGTTTGCAGTACATACAGTTTCCTCTACCTTTACGATTTTTATGGATGCTGTACCATGGATTGCCTTGATCTTACTATTGTATATTGGTGGTGGGATGATCAAGGATGGACTTGAAGAAGAGGAAGAGGGGGAAGCTGAATATGAAGCCAGTACTCGTAAACTTCTGATTCAAGGTATCGCAACTTCAATAGATGCCTTATCCGTTGGATTTACCATTGCACACTACTCATTATCCTCTGCCTTCATCACTTCTGTGATTATCGCAGTTGTAACTTTTGTCATCTGTTATATAGGAATAATACTAGGTAAGAAGTTTGGTATGGTCTTTGCCAATAAATCATCCATCTTAGGTGGGATGATTCTTATTTTCATTGGCATTGAAATATTTGTGACAGGAATTGGGTTATTGTAA
- a CDS encoding NAD-dependent protein deacylase, with protein MNEKIQELQDIIDHSNHIVFFTGAGVSTASGIPDFRSTDGLYNQKYQFPPEEILSHHFFKQHTEEFFRFYRDKLLYPDVKPSYVHAYIASLEKRNKKVTVITQNIDGLHQLAGSTNVLELHGSVLRNTCLQCHAKYSLDDILTMDTIPHCPKCNGIIKPNVVLYEEGLDETILNQSLYALQTADTCIVLGTSLVVYPAAGLLRYFDGNTLVLINRDQTSYDSTADLTIHDDFINVFPNLK; from the coding sequence ATGAACGAAAAGATACAAGAGCTTCAAGACATTATTGACCATTCAAATCACATCGTCTTCTTTACCGGTGCCGGTGTCTCCACCGCTAGTGGTATCCCTGATTTCCGTAGCACCGATGGGCTCTACAATCAGAAGTATCAATTCCCACCAGAAGAAATCTTAAGTCACCACTTTTTCAAACAACACACGGAAGAATTCTTCCGCTTCTATCGCGATAAATTATTATATCCAGATGTGAAGCCTTCTTATGTACATGCGTATATCGCCTCATTAGAGAAGCGCAATAAAAAGGTTACAGTCATCACGCAAAACATTGATGGTTTACATCAACTTGCCGGTTCAACAAACGTATTAGAATTGCATGGTAGTGTTTTACGAAATACATGCCTGCAATGTCATGCAAAGTATTCACTCGATGATATTTTAACAATGGATACTATACCACATTGTCCAAAATGTAACGGCATCATCAAGCCAAATGTAGTCTTGTATGAAGAAGGATTAGATGAAACCATACTCAATCAGTCCTTGTATGCATTACAAACTGCAGATACCTGTATCGTGTTAGGCACTTCTCTTGTTGTATATCCAGCTGCAGGACTACTACGTTACTTTGACGGTAATACACTTGTTTTAATCAATCGTGATCAAACAAGTTATGATTCTACAGCCGATTTAACAATTCACGATGACTTTATCAATGTCTTTCCAAACTTAAAATAA
- the htpG gene encoding molecular chaperone HtpG has protein sequence MAKKQFKAESKRLLDMMIHSIYTNREIFLRELISNASDALDKRHYLSLTDSRYATNQENLKITLEIKKDARQLIIEDTGVGMSAEELEKNLGTIARSGSAEFRKQLENNTDSVDIIGQFGVGFYSAFIVAKHVLVETKSPVEEKGYAWSSSGEDGYTVTEIEKPEAGTKITIDLKDNTEEESFDEFLEEYKIRELVKKYSDYVRYPIQMEVTKSVPDPTEEGKTIDTKELVTLNSMVPLWKKPKSEVTEEEYNSFYKSKFNDWENPQKVIHYNVEGTLSYTALLFIPSRTPYNFYYQDFEAGLQLYSKGVFILDKAKDLVPDYYRFVQGIIDSDDLNLNISREILQQDRQVKLLAKSIEKKIHSALEDMLKNDRENYEKFFDNFGLNLKYGIYQDYGIHKEQLQDLILFRSSKEGKYVTLKEYTDRMVEGQNAIYYAVGTSVDEIERSPIMPKLKKKGYEVLYFLDQRDEFVSGIMQSYDEKKFISISQANLDLDSEEEKKEIEEKTAENKDMLTAMKDALADKVKEVRISSRLIDDPVCIVADEGVSLDMERYMANDPMNKDRAITATKILEINPNHPIFNKLREVSTSSPDKLKEYTDVLYDQALLIEGLPIKNPVEFAKKITNLIVDAKN, from the coding sequence ATGGCAAAGAAACAATTTAAAGCAGAATCTAAAAGATTGCTAGATATGATGATTCACTCGATTTATACCAATCGTGAAATCTTCTTACGTGAGTTAATCTCCAACGCTTCTGACGCTTTAGATAAACGTCATTATCTCTCTCTTACAGATTCTCGCTACGCAACAAACCAAGAGAATTTAAAGATTACATTAGAAATCAAGAAGGACGCACGCCAACTCATTATTGAAGATACTGGTGTTGGTATGAGTGCAGAGGAACTTGAAAAAAACCTAGGTACCATCGCAAGAAGTGGCTCCGCTGAATTCCGCAAGCAACTTGAGAACAATACAGATAGCGTCGATATCATCGGCCAATTCGGTGTTGGTTTCTATAGTGCGTTCATCGTCGCAAAACACGTACTCGTAGAGACAAAGTCTCCCGTTGAAGAAAAAGGTTATGCATGGTCAAGCTCTGGTGAGGATGGATACACAGTCACCGAGATCGAAAAACCTGAAGCTGGCACAAAAATTACGATTGATCTTAAGGACAATACAGAGGAAGAATCCTTTGATGAGTTCCTAGAAGAATATAAGATTCGTGAACTCGTTAAAAAATATTCTGATTATGTTCGCTACCCTATCCAGATGGAAGTCACAAAGTCTGTCCCTGATCCAACAGAAGAAGGAAAGACAATTGACACCAAGGAACTTGTAACACTGAATTCTATGGTTCCACTTTGGAAAAAACCAAAGTCTGAAGTAACAGAAGAAGAATACAACTCTTTCTATAAGTCTAAGTTTAATGACTGGGAAAATCCTCAGAAGGTAATTCACTACAACGTAGAAGGAACACTCTCCTACACAGCCTTATTATTCATCCCTTCTAGAACACCCTATAACTTCTATTATCAAGACTTTGAAGCAGGATTACAGTTATACTCCAAGGGTGTATTCATCCTTGATAAGGCAAAGGACCTCGTACCTGATTACTACCGCTTTGTACAGGGTATTATCGATAGTGATGATTTAAACCTCAATATATCACGTGAGATTCTCCAACAAGACCGTCAGGTTAAGTTACTTGCAAAATCTATCGAAAAGAAGATTCATTCCGCATTAGAAGACATGTTAAAGAACGACCGTGAAAACTATGAGAAGTTCTTTGATAACTTCGGTTTAAATCTAAAGTATGGTATCTATCAAGATTATGGTATTCATAAGGAACAACTCCAAGACCTCATTTTATTCCGTTCCTCTAAAGAAGGTAAGTATGTCACATTGAAGGAATATACAGACCGTATGGTAGAAGGTCAAAACGCAATCTACTACGCTGTGGGTACTTCTGTTGATGAAATCGAGCGTTCTCCTATCATGCCTAAGTTAAAAAAGAAAGGCTATGAAGTACTCTACTTCTTAGACCAGCGCGATGAATTCGTTTCCGGTATCATGCAAAGCTACGACGAAAAGAAGTTTATCTCCATCTCTCAAGCAAATCTAGACTTAGATAGTGAAGAAGAAAAGAAGGAAATCGAAGAAAAGACAGCGGAAAACAAGGATATGTTAACAGCGATGAAGGATGCCCTAGCAGATAAAGTTAAGGAAGTACGTATCTCCTCTCGATTGATTGATGATCCTGTATGTATCGTTGCGGATGAAGGTGTTTCCCTTGATATGGAACGCTATATGGCAAATGATCCAATGAATAAAGATAGAGCAATTACAGCCACAAAGATTCTAGAAATCAATCCAAACCACCCTATCTTTAATAAGCTACGTGAAGTATCTACATCTTCCCCTGACAAACTCAAGGAGTATACAGATGTGCTATATGATCAAGCATTATTGATTGAAGGATTACCAATTAAAAATCCAGTTGAGTTTGCTAAGAAGATTACAAACCTCATCGTAGACGCAAAAAACTAA
- a CDS encoding DMT family transporter — MRNFFSKSNLLLILASIIWGCAFVAQNVGMNYIGPWTFSTIRFLIAGFSLLAIIPILDEKRTHVIRPKTKEEKMKLLLGSVLCGLALSIGSIVQQIAMLTVPVAKAGFLTTLYVLFVPMITLLFGKKIPLKVWIGIAMALFGLYLLSMAGNLAIGIGEILLILAAFLFAIHIIIIGYFSTRVDPVRLSCGQLLIGGFATVIPMIVIEKPTIGSILAAYIPLLYTGIFSSCVAYTLQIFAQKEANPTIAGMLLSLESVFAALAGYLILHQVLNTRELIGCVVIFIAIVIAQLPDRRDMVNVTKET, encoded by the coding sequence ATGAGAAATTTCTTTTCGAAAAGTAATTTATTGTTGATATTGGCATCGATTATTTGGGGTTGTGCGTTTGTGGCACAGAATGTGGGAATGAACTATATTGGCCCGTGGACGTTTTCAACAATCCGTTTTTTGATTGCGGGTTTTTCACTACTAGCAATCATTCCGATCTTAGATGAGAAACGCACACATGTGATTCGTCCTAAGACGAAGGAAGAAAAAATGAAGCTATTATTAGGCTCTGTATTATGTGGGCTTGCCTTATCGATTGGTAGTATTGTACAACAGATTGCGATGTTGACGGTGCCGGTTGCGAAAGCTGGTTTTCTAACAACGCTATATGTATTGTTTGTGCCAATGATTACACTCTTGTTCGGCAAGAAGATTCCTTTGAAAGTTTGGATTGGTATCGCAATGGCTTTGTTTGGGTTATACCTTTTAAGTATGGCAGGCAATCTTGCGATTGGAATCGGAGAAATTTTATTGATTCTAGCTGCGTTCTTATTTGCAATACATATTATCATCATTGGATATTTCAGTACGCGAGTTGACCCAGTAAGATTATCTTGCGGGCAGCTATTAATTGGTGGCTTTGCGACAGTCATTCCGATGATTGTGATTGAAAAACCTACAATAGGTTCTATCTTAGCAGCCTATATTCCGTTACTATATACGGGTATCTTCTCTTCTTGTGTTGCGTATACATTACAGATTTTTGCCCAGAAGGAAGCTAATCCTACGATTGCGGGAATGTTATTATCCTTGGAGTCTGTATTTGCGGCTTTGGCAGGGTATCTGATATTACATCAAGTATTAAATACAAGAGAACTAATTGGTTGTGTAGTCATCTTTATTGCGATTGTAATTGCACAGCTTCCTGATCGTCGTGACATGGTAAATGTCACAAAAGAAACATAA
- a CDS encoding cation diffusion facilitator family transporter: MINYLINKYIKNADDIQNETVRFAYGKLTSTIGIAANLLLFIVKLTIGFMTRSVSIMSDGFNNLSDVMTCLVTVLGYRIASKPADKEHPFGHGRVEYVVSFVIAVVIFTVSFELIKQGIQQIIEPNEILFKPVLMLILVLSIGVKLWISYLNHTIGKRIDNLAMIATAQDARNDAWSTLITIVAMLLSQLKTTFPFDGVATLVIACFILKSGYELIKEIIDRLIGKPADQELVKQIREIILKHKEIRGLHDLIIHDYGPSVKIGSAHAEVDAKMNFVKIHDIIDQAEREVGDTLHVMMTLHMDPIEYDNPITNAYFEDLKCILSQIDPAITVHDFRTVLGDEHTNLVFDLVIPYSFYLEDEQIKAEIDRHFEKYPNKIYAVITFDHPYTGG; encoded by the coding sequence ATGATAAACTATCTGATTAACAAATATATTAAAAATGCGGATGACATTCAAAATGAAACCGTACGCTTTGCGTATGGAAAACTGACAAGTACTATTGGGATTGCCGCAAATCTATTATTATTTATCGTTAAACTAACAATTGGTTTTATGACAAGATCCGTGTCCATCATGTCAGATGGTTTTAATAACCTATCTGATGTGATGACTTGTCTTGTGACGGTGCTTGGCTATCGTATCGCTAGTAAGCCAGCGGATAAGGAACATCCTTTTGGGCATGGCCGAGTAGAGTATGTGGTTAGTTTTGTGATTGCGGTTGTTATCTTTACTGTAAGTTTTGAACTGATTAAACAGGGTATCCAACAAATTATAGAACCAAATGAGATTCTCTTTAAACCAGTGCTAATGTTAATACTGGTATTATCCATTGGTGTTAAATTGTGGATCAGTTATCTCAATCATACGATTGGAAAGAGAATTGATAATCTAGCGATGATTGCGACTGCACAGGATGCACGTAATGATGCATGGTCAACTCTGATTACCATTGTGGCGATGTTGTTGAGTCAATTAAAAACAACATTCCCGTTTGATGGTGTTGCGACACTTGTAATTGCGTGTTTCATTTTAAAGTCCGGATATGAATTAATCAAAGAAATTATTGACCGTTTAATTGGAAAGCCAGCTGATCAAGAATTGGTAAAACAAATTCGTGAAATCATTTTAAAACATAAAGAGATTCGAGGTCTTCATGATTTGATTATTCATGATTATGGACCTAGCGTTAAGATTGGTAGTGCGCATGCGGAAGTAGATGCGAAGATGAACTTTGTAAAGATTCACGACATCATCGACCAAGCAGAACGTGAAGTTGGAGATACACTACACGTCATGATGACATTGCATATGGATCCAATTGAATATGACAATCCAATTACAAATGCATATTTTGAGGATTTAAAGTGTATCCTTTCACAGATTGATCCTGCAATTACAGTACATGATTTTAGAACTGTATTAGGCGATGAACATACCAATCTAGTATTTGATTTGGTTATTCCTTATAGCTTCTATTTAGAGGATGAACAAATCAAAGCAGAGATTGACCGTCACTTTGAAAAGTATCCAAATAAGATTTATGCTGTTATTACATTCGATCATCCGTATACAGGAGGCTGA